A stretch of the Lactuca sativa cultivar Salinas chromosome 9, Lsat_Salinas_v11, whole genome shotgun sequence genome encodes the following:
- the LOC111903855 gene encoding LOW QUALITY PROTEIN: probably inactive leucine-rich repeat receptor-like protein kinase At5g48380 (The sequence of the model RefSeq protein was modified relative to this genomic sequence to represent the inferred CDS: inserted 1 base in 1 codon; substituted 1 base at 1 genomic stop codon), whose protein sequence is MAIFSFSSSNTGLTLKMEGNCIPRLCVLMLTMLTCFATIKATESDISCLRSIKESLEDSSGFLSTWNFSNNSAGFICRFTGVECWRPTKNMVFHIRLPGMGLRGPFPMGIRNCXQLDRINNYLSGPIPSNISKVLPFITTLDLSNNTLTGSIPPGIANCTLINVLMLDNNHLTGQIPPEFSKLERIKEFSVANNRLSGAVPVFSNTSFPAESYANNSGLCGGPMNACSKDDDLFFPGFAVGFPISTILSMLFMFLCWPRLRIRTSRYYPFWIKKRERRTHHLIPRNPQVLFAENVSSMETKVVAMEKFICRFSLLELEMATNDFDNKNVIGYGNMGLMYKGECPKGLLVAIKRLHRFESFEKEFLSEIEILGRLSHTNLVQMLXFCFEMEKKFLVYKYMSNGTLHQWLYGEAMKMGWTLRLKIALGVAKGIAWLHHNNVLHLKINSKCILLDDKFEPKISNFGNAIILIDTSDTPLSDCNFIVPDSSPYKDDVYSFGILLLELVTRREPSTWINSLTDYVWGVDFDLIDECLMGQGFDEEIYEILKIAKNCIHPCEDEATNTLQVYEAMCAIGTSRNEISLVS, encoded by the exons ATGGCCATATTCTCTTTTTCATCATCCAACACCGGATTAACGTTAAAGATGGAAGGGAATTGTATTCCTAGGTTGTGCGTGCTGATGCTAACCATGCTAACTTGCTTTGCTACAATCAAAGCCACTGAATCAGACATCAGTTGCCTAAGATCTATCAAGGAATCGCTGGAAGACTCTTCGGGTTTTCTTTCTACCTGGAATTTCAGCAACAATTCTGCAGGTTTCATCTGTAGGTTTACTGGTGTTGAATGCTGGCGCCCTACTAAGAACATGGTTTTCCATATTCGGCTACCAGGCATGGGACTCAGAGGACCATTTCCAATGGGGATAAGAAACT AACAGCTTGATAGGATTAACAACTACCTTTCAGGACCCATTCCTTCTAACATATCAAAGGTTTTACCATTCATTACAACTCTCGATCTCTCCAACAACACTCTCACAGGTTCAATTCCACCTGGCATTGCCAATTGTACTTTGATCAATGTTCTGATGCTTGATAACAACCACCTAACAGGCCAAATCCCTCCAGAGTTTTCTAAACTTGAACGCATCAAGGAATTTAGTGTCGCTAACAATAGATTGTCAGGAGCCGTGCCCGTATTTTCCAATACCAGCTTCCCTGCCGAAAGTTACGCAAACAACTCAGGACTTTGTGGAGGTCCGATGAACGCCTGCAGCAAGGATGATGATCTTTTTTTTCCAGGGTTTGCAGTCGGATTTCCTATTTCTACAATATTGAGCATGTTGTTTATGTTCTTATGTTGGCCAAGACTGCGTATAAGAACCAGTAGATATTATCCTTTTTGGATCAAGAAAAGAGAAAGGAGGACGCATCACCTCATTCCAAGAAATCCCCAAGTCTTATTTGCAGAGAATGTTAGCAGCATGGAGACGAAG GTAGTTGCAATGGAAAAGTTTATCTGCCGATTTAGTTTGCTGGAACTTGAAATGGCCACCAACGATTTTGACAACAAAAATGTCATTGGATACGGAAACATGGGACTCATGTACAAGGGAGAGTGTCCAAAAGGCTTGCTAGTTGCAATCAAGAGGCTCCATAGGTTTGAGAGCTTTGAGAAAGAGTTTTTGTCAGAAATTGAAATTTTAGGAAGATTGAGTCACACAAACTTAGTACAAATGCTATGATTTTGCTTTGAAATGGAGAAGAAATTTCTAGTATACAAATATATGAGTAATGGAACCCTCCATCAATGGCTATATGGAGAAGCCATGAAGATGGGATGGACTTTAAGGTTAAAGATTGCGTTAGGGGTGGCAAAAGGGATTGCATGGCTGCATCATAACAATGTCCTCCATCTCAAAATCAACTCAAAATGTATCTTATTAGATGACAAGTTTGAACCCAAGATCTCAAATTTTGGCAACGCCATAATCTTGATAGATACAAGTGACACCCCTTTAAGTGATTGCAATTTTATAGTTCCAGattctagtccctacaaagatgATGTTTATAGCTTTGGAATTTTGTTGCTTGAGTTGGTTACTAGGAGAGAACCATCGACATGGATCAACTCCCTAACAGATTATGTGTGGGGTGTGGACTTTGATCTGATTGATGAATGCTTAATGGGACAAGGATTCGATGAGGAAATATATGAAATACTAAAAATAGCAAAAAACTGTATTCATCCATGTGAAGATGAGGCAACAAACACGCTTCAAGTGTATGAAGCAATGTGTGCCATCGGGACATCAAGAAACGAAATATCCCTTGTTTCATAG